CGCCGCTGGTGTTCCTTTCCCACCCTGCAAGCGTGGAGCGCCTGGTGCTGCGCCGAACCGAACGCCTGGACGTGACGCTTCCGGCAAAAATCCATGGCGCGTACGGCGAGCACGATGTGCTCCTGCTCGACATTGCCCCGAGCGGATGCAGCTTCACGGCGCGCTGCACCCTCAAAAGCCCCCTGCGCGAGGCCAAGCCCGGAGACCGCGTGGTGCTGCACTGCGACCTGGCCTGCGGCCAGCCCCTCATGGCGCCGATACACCTGCGCCGCGTGGCCGAGCACAACGGACGCGTCACCATGGGCGGCCAGTTCGTGGACCTGACCGACGACGCCGCGCAAGTGCTTGCGGAATATCTGGAGCGCCTGCAGCCTCTGATGGGCGAATAGGCCGCCCGGCTAGACAAACACCCGGCGGTTCATGCCCAGCAGGCAGAACACCTCGTAGGAAATGGTCCCCCACCAGCCGGCCAGCTCCTCGGCGGAGATGGCCAACGAGCCGCCACCGCCCAGCAGCACGGCCCAGTCGCCGGGGCGCACGTCGGGAATGCCGGTAACGTCTGCGGCGCACAGCTGCATACACACGCGGCCCACCTGCGGCGCACGACGCCCGGCGATGAGCATCTGCGCGCCCTTGCCGGAAAGCCCCCGGCTGTACGCG
This genomic stretch from Humidesulfovibrio mexicanus harbors:
- a CDS encoding PilZ domain-containing protein, whose product is MNVQEEPVQPAMTAGEAEHAQETAAAAEAPPESARRVERLPGVHLKLKLGNQLILRFLCVDKRYEAKVVGYEPYAYSIAQVRLPQEVLAKLGQNPGVVAQLNAGGTLYGFKTEVVNKVNVPAPLVFLSHPASVERLVLRRTERLDVTLPAKIHGAYGEHDVLLLDIAPSGCSFTARCTLKSPLREAKPGDRVVLHCDLACGQPLMAPIHLRRVAEHNGRVTMGGQFVDLTDDAAQVLAEYLERLQPLMGE